In the genome of Chryseobacterium sp. 52, the window TAAAAGAGAAAAAACCGCCATTCTTTCCTATATGTTAAAATTAAGTGCAAAGGGAAATATCAACGAATCAAAGTTTTACCTGGAACAGTACAAATATTTTTCCAAAAAATTTAAAGAGATCGAAGCAGCAAGAAAAATATCCATGACAGGCAAACATCCTTTTCTCAATATTTAATCTTTTTCTATGGAAAAATTACCGATAAGCATCTGTATTCTCTCGTGGAAAACCGGAGAAACACTGAAAAACACACTGAAATCTTACAAAAAGTATGGTCTTCTGGAAATGACCGATGATATAGTCATTCTTTTTCAGGAAGTAAGTGAACAGGATAAAAAGACTGCAGAAAAATACGGGATCAGATATATCGGACTGGATGAAAATATCGGAATCGGAAAAGGAATGAAATTACTGGCTGAAAACGCAGTCTCTGAAAACATTCTCTTCCTGGAACACGACTGGGAACTTATTGAAGATCAAAAACTCACCTTTTCACGCTTGAAAAGCGGTATTGAACTTCTTGATAAAGGATTTGACGTTGTACGGTACCGAAGCAGAAAAACACCCGGATATCCTCTGATTTCCATCAGACATAAAGGGAATGAGCTTGATTATTATGATGACTGGCATGAATGTACCTCACCCCATCTTCTGGAATCTCTCCACTGGCTGGATCCTGCAAAGGAATTTCCGGACAAAATACAAAAACAGGGTGAATACTTTATAACGACCTCACGCTGGGCAAACTGGACAAATAACCCTTACCTTGTCCGAAAGGATTTTCTATTGGGTAAAATCATCCCTTTTTCCGGGGAAACCGCATCACTGGAAAGAAATATTGCTCCGTGGTGGGTAAAACAGAATTTCAAAATTGCCCAAGGAGAAGGCCTTTTCAAACACAATGATCTTACCAAGTATCCGAAGAAAAATATAATTCGGAAAATACTTAGTAAATTGAAAAACAAATTTAAATAACAATACGGAATGAAAATT includes:
- a CDS encoding glycosyltransferase family 2 protein: MEKLPISICILSWKTGETLKNTLKSYKKYGLLEMTDDIVILFQEVSEQDKKTAEKYGIRYIGLDENIGIGKGMKLLAENAVSENILFLEHDWELIEDQKLTFSRLKSGIELLDKGFDVVRYRSRKTPGYPLISIRHKGNELDYYDDWHECTSPHLLESLHWLDPAKEFPDKIQKQGEYFITTSRWANWTNNPYLVRKDFLLGKIIPFSGETASLERNIAPWWVKQNFKIAQGEGLFKHNDLTKYPKKNIIRKILSKLKNKFK